Within the Flavobacterium sp. N502536 genome, the region GAACGTTAAGAGAAATTATGGTAGAGCAGGGCGAGTTTGAGGCTGCTCACAAAACATTTGAAAGATTGGATCGATTGGTAGGCATCGAGGACATGAAAATTAGGAACAGTAGAATTGATTCGTTTGAAATCGCGAATAAAATCAAGTTGAAAGAACAGCAGAATATCAATCTGAAAAAAATCAACGAAAGCAAAGAGGAACGTTTGCAGAAACAAAAAATTGCCCTTATTGCTTCGCTAATTGGAATTACACTGTTGATCATCTTATTGTATTCGATTGTAGTATTGACCAAAAAGCAACGAAGCACCAATGAAACGCTGAGGCTACAAAAAGAGCAAATCGAAATAAAGAACAATGATTTAAAACGTCTTAATTTATTGCACCAAAAGATTTTTACGGTGATCTCACACGATTTTAAGGAGCCTATTACAACGTTAAAAATCTTATTAGACAAAGAGGACGTTCTTAAAAATGAAAATAAGATTGTTTCGACCTATGTGAAAGCAATAGGACAGCAGTTAGAGCAATCGGATGCCATGCTTACAAGTTTACTGGATTGGGCAAAGATGGAGCTAATCACCACACAGTCGGGTTATAGCGAGATTATGTTGTACAATAGCATCAGTGCGGCCTGCAAGGAATTATCACATCAGTTAAAAGCGAAGAATATTACAATCGATCTTAAGGTTTCTAAAGGAACAACCGTTGTATTTAATTCTGCTGTTTTAAGTATTGTATTGCGAAATATTATCAATAACGCGATTAAATTTAGTTATCAGGATAGCATTATCACCATTGAAAATAACAATCATGAAATCATAGTAACAGATTTCGGTAAGGGAGTTGAACAAAAAAAGATCGACAAATTATTCAAACAGAAAATAAATCCCGGACTAGGAACTAATCTGGAATCGGGGTTTGGAATCGGGCTGTATTTGTGTCAGGAATTAATGTTGAAAAACGGAGGCACGCTTGCTGTTTTTAACAATGAATCAGCAGGTTGTACATTCAGAATTATCTTGCCTAAATAGGGAAAACCGCTATTTTCTTAACAAAAATTTTGTCGCTAATTTGTAGCATGATACATATTGCATTTTTTGAAGATCAGCCTATAGTATGTGGAGGTCTTACTAGTTTTTTTTCAAATCAGAAAGGGCTCGAAGTTCTTTTTTACGCTACTAACAAACAAGACTTATATCTTAAAGTTCAGCAGCATTCGGGATTAGATCTAATTATTGTAGATCTGATCGCAAATGATGTACAAGGACTTGAAGTCTATGAATACCTTCATAAAAATCACCCCGATTTAAGAGTGATTGCTTTCACGTCACTTTCGAGCCCCATATTAGTCGAAAACTTACTGGCTATGGGCGTAAAAGGTTACGTAAACAAAAATCAGGACAGCGAAGAGCTTTTAGAAGCTATAAAATTAGTTTGGGAAGGTGGAATTTACCTGCCGGATGATTACGCATTTTTGTCCAAACAAAACAGGGTAGGTACAGCCATTACACTAACGGCAAAAGAGCTTACCATCATGCAATACATCATTAGAGAATTTACTACAGCTGATATTGCCAGCGAATTGAAACTTTCGGTTAATACAGTCGAAAATCACAGA harbors:
- a CDS encoding sensor histidine kinase; amino-acid sequence: MFSRCISNNCIKYFILAFLLVSFHSQAQEVTPQIKQLDEKLRSLDNRNQTDSISYLIDKHLARPNLNQFELQLLYFFKANYYKIIGRSSDAIVYLNKSIVLKGEGKESQKIYNKSLYILSDLFFTQKEYKKAFYYANLCQSKISPTDSPSNYIVLHLIIGYYYYINYDHKKSMEEFLLTERVAKKYNPCKLAEVYVKTARIYSRQNRIEKAKKVITESIRVADSCNDLENKINALRTLREIMVEQGEFEAAHKTFERLDRLVGIEDMKIRNSRIDSFEIANKIKLKEQQNINLKKINESKEERLQKQKIALIASLIGITLLIILLYSIVVLTKKQRSTNETLRLQKEQIEIKNNDLKRLNLLHQKIFTVISHDFKEPITTLKILLDKEDVLKNENKIVSTYVKAIGQQLEQSDAMLTSLLDWAKMELITTQSGYSEIMLYNSISAACKELSHQLKAKNITIDLKVSKGTTVVFNSAVLSIVLRNIINNAIKFSYQDSIITIENNNHEIIVTDFGKGVEQKKIDKLFKQKINPGLGTNLESGFGIGLYLCQELMLKNGGTLAVFNNESAGCTFRIILPK
- a CDS encoding response regulator, whose amino-acid sequence is MIHIAFFEDQPIVCGGLTSFFSNQKGLEVLFYATNKQDLYLKVQQHSGLDLIIVDLIANDVQGLEVYEYLHKNHPDLRVIAFTSLSSPILVENLLAMGVKGYVNKNQDSEELLEAIKLVWEGGIYLPDDYAFLSKQNRVGTAITLTAKELTIMQYIIREFTTADIASELKLSVNTVENHRKNIFNKLDVSNVAGMVREASKLGHIN